A window of Spiroplasma syrphidicola EA-1 contains these coding sequences:
- a CDS encoding rhodanese-like domain-containing protein, producing MMKNNSIYLDNSTFEKLKDKALLLDVRTAIEFNSLKTLPNSKNVYLYDLIANPANFIDDKDDLIITLCNGGNRSSDAAHELRQHGYHNAFVLEHGIYGYYRWLDKAK from the coding sequence ATGATGAAAAATAATTCAATTTATCTTGATAATTCTACTTTTGAAAAGTTAAAAGATAAAGCTTTACTCCTTGATGTCCGAACAGCAATTGAATTTAATTCCTTAAAAACTTTACCTAATAGTAAAAATGTTTATCTCTATGATTTAATTGCTAATCCAGCAAATTTTATTGATGATAAAGATGATTTAATTATCACTTTATGTAATGGGGGTAATCGTAGTAGTGACGCCGCTCATGAACTACGTCAGCATGGCTATCATAATGCTTTTGTGTTAGAGCATGGGATATATGGTTATTATCGTTGATTAGATAAGGCAAAATAA
- the dnaJ gene encoding molecular chaperone DnaJ has translation MSKRDYYEVLGVSKTATDEEIKKAFRQLAKKYHPDVSKVPDAEAKFKEVNEAYEVLSDPSKRANYDQFGHSGMEGMGGFGQGFGGFEDIFSGGFGGFGDIFENFFGGGGKKQRAGHSQPIKGQDLAAQVSISLKELMFGKTITLEVELDKPCDSCEGTGAKNPKADIHQCTTCKGYGYVNIEQRSLFGIIQSQQPCPDCKGKGKVIVNKCQNCKGKGRSLGKEKIDLELPKSVAGNHLRFRQKGNYGYNGGPRGDIFVDLIIKPNSYFSRLDENTLGLKLPVSYLDALLGGEITVPTFDGDVRLKLPPNTKSGAVFNIPNHGFFRSPTSVKRGDLIVTIDIAIPTTLSSAEKEKLKELKEASDFKVTNNFYENL, from the coding sequence AAAAAGCATTTCGCCAGTTAGCAAAAAAATATCACCCAGATGTTTCAAAAGTCCCTGATGCCGAAGCAAAATTTAAAGAAGTAAATGAAGCTTACGAAGTACTATCTGATCCTTCAAAACGTGCTAACTATGATCAATTTGGTCATAGTGGAATGGAAGGAATGGGTGGCTTTGGTCAAGGCTTTGGTGGCTTTGAAGATATTTTCTCTGGTGGCTTTGGAGGCTTTGGCGACATTTTTGAAAACTTTTTTGGTGGGGGTGGCAAAAAGCAACGTGCTGGCCATAGTCAACCAATTAAGGGGCAAGATTTAGCAGCTCAAGTATCAATTTCTTTAAAAGAATTAATGTTTGGTAAAACAATTACCTTAGAAGTTGAATTAGATAAACCATGTGATAGTTGTGAGGGAACAGGGGCTAAAAACCCTAAAGCTGATATTCATCAATGTACGACATGTAAAGGATATGGTTATGTAAATATTGAACAACGTAGTTTGTTTGGAATTATCCAGTCTCAACAACCTTGTCCAGATTGTAAAGGAAAAGGAAAAGTAATTGTTAATAAATGTCAAAACTGTAAAGGAAAAGGTCGTAGTTTGGGAAAAGAAAAGATTGACTTAGAATTACCAAAATCAGTGGCCGGCAACCATCTACGTTTCCGCCAAAAAGGAAACTATGGTTATAATGGTGGACCACGCGGTGATATTTTTGTTGATTTAATTATTAAACCAAATAGTTATTTCAGCCGTCTTGATGAAAATACCCTAGGTTTAAAACTTCCCGTAAGTTACTTAGATGCATTATTGGGTGGGGAAATTACTGTCCCAACATTTGATGGGGATGTGCGGTTAAAATTACCACCAAATACAAAATCAGGAGCCGTCTTTAACATTCCAAATCATGGCTTTTTCCGTTCACCAACTTCAGTCAAACGTGGTGACTTAATTGTCACAATTGATATTGCCATTCCAACAACTTTATCAAGTGCTGAAAAAGAAAAACTGAAAGAATTAAAAGAAGCTAGTGATTTTAAAGTAACTAATAATTTTTATGAAAACTTATAA